The Kitasatospora setae KM-6054 genome contains a region encoding:
- a CDS encoding NAD-dependent epimerase/dehydratase family protein: MLSGATGFVGSVVLEGLVRGWAGAAGGGGVELRVVSRRPPVGGGGVVEWVWGDLAEPASLRGVCEGADVLVHLASYIGADEGMCEAVNVAGSAALVGEAVRAGVGRIVGLSTAAVYGVGPHSGIGVDEVEPVPVSVVSRTRLAGEGPVLAAGGIVLRPGLVLGEGDRWVVPALAELVERVPARWEGGRGLLSAVAVGDLGRLIVRLACASRAVGGGLYHASHPVPVRVGDLLAVLAAHGVLPSVAQREELSWEACLERLRARPGRVSARQLELLTRDHWYRSERVWRAAGCPAGPGVLARTAQAARWYRSHLDPRPTA, translated from the coding sequence GTGCTGAGCGGGGCGACGGGGTTCGTCGGTTCGGTGGTCCTGGAGGGGTTGGTGCGCGGGTGGGCGGGTGCCGCGGGTGGTGGGGGGGTGGAGTTGCGGGTGGTGTCGCGTCGGCCTCCGGTGGGGGGTGGCGGGGTGGTGGAGTGGGTGTGGGGGGATCTGGCGGAGCCGGCGTCGTTGCGCGGGGTGTGTGAGGGGGCGGATGTGCTGGTGCATCTCGCCAGTTACATCGGTGCGGACGAGGGGATGTGCGAGGCGGTCAATGTCGCGGGGAGCGCGGCGTTGGTGGGGGAGGCCGTTCGGGCGGGGGTGGGGCGGATCGTGGGTCTCTCGACGGCGGCGGTGTACGGGGTGGGGCCGCACAGCGGGATCGGTGTGGACGAGGTCGAGCCGGTGCCCGTTTCGGTGGTGAGCCGTACGCGGTTGGCGGGGGAGGGGCCGGTCCTGGCGGCGGGAGGGATCGTGTTGCGGCCGGGCCTGGTGCTGGGGGAGGGGGACCGGTGGGTCGTTCCCGCGCTGGCGGAGCTGGTCGAGCGGGTGCCGGCCCGGTGGGAGGGCGGCCGCGGGTTGTTGTCGGCGGTGGCGGTCGGTGATCTGGGCCGGCTGATCGTCCGTCTGGCGTGCGCGTCCCGGGCGGTGGGCGGTGGTCTGTACCACGCGAGCCATCCCGTGCCGGTCAGGGTGGGGGACCTGCTGGCGGTGCTCGCCGCCCACGGGGTGCTGCCGTCGGTCGCGCAGCGGGAGGAGCTGTCCTGGGAGGCCTGCCTGGAGCGGCTGCGGGCGCGGCCGGGACGGGTGAGCGCCCGGCAGCTGGAGCTGCTCACCCGCGACCACTGGTACCGCAGCGAGCGGGTGTGGCGGGCGGCGGGCTGCCCGGCCGGCCCCGGTGTGCTGGCCCGGACGGCACAGGCGGCACGCTGGTACCGCTCGCACCTCGACCCGCGCCCGACCGCCTGA
- a CDS encoding IS701 family transposase, giving the protein MAEDMSRAAAALAQSRLSAFTEELFGHLPRADQRRWAQAYLRGLLVTPGKKSVRRLASAVSDSPTASQSLQQFINASPWDWRPARRELTRVVEQHAPTEAWSVAAAVLPKRGDHSCGVHRRFVPSAGRTVNCQVGVGVFLSSGGQDVPVDWRLLLPDQWDDDAVLRERTRIPPAVRHRPLWAHTLDLVDTLASRTSQAPAPVVADMSEYPDAGRLVEGLSRRGRDFVIAVPGTLRVVPGGLRAAAPDLHAPLSARQLLYPSGTRHPHTATLPAPDRRLRSVRILSGLARLHLPRQDAPAARHTYRLFTQWRPGGGQQPARMWITNLVDRRIDRLIALSQLHRGTTTAMRSLEQEYGMLDFEGRSYPGWHHHMTLVSAAYTYNRLVHPAQQPGEPVHQSA; this is encoded by the coding sequence ATGGCCGAAGACATGTCCCGCGCGGCGGCCGCGCTCGCCCAGTCGCGCCTCAGCGCCTTCACCGAGGAGCTGTTCGGCCATCTGCCGCGCGCCGACCAGCGCCGCTGGGCCCAGGCGTACCTGCGGGGGCTGCTGGTCACGCCGGGCAAGAAGTCGGTGCGCCGGCTGGCGTCGGCGGTCTCCGACTCCCCGACGGCCTCCCAGTCGCTGCAGCAGTTCATCAACGCGAGCCCGTGGGACTGGCGCCCCGCGCGCCGGGAGCTGACGCGGGTGGTCGAGCAGCACGCCCCGACCGAGGCCTGGTCCGTCGCCGCGGCCGTGCTGCCCAAGCGCGGGGACCACTCGTGCGGCGTCCACCGCCGTTTCGTGCCGTCGGCCGGGCGTACCGTCAACTGCCAGGTGGGGGTGGGGGTGTTCCTGTCCTCGGGCGGGCAGGACGTGCCCGTGGACTGGCGGCTGCTGCTGCCCGACCAGTGGGACGACGACGCGGTGCTGCGCGAGCGCACACGCATCCCGCCCGCCGTCCGCCACCGCCCCCTGTGGGCCCACACCCTCGACCTGGTGGACACCCTCGCCTCCCGCACCTCGCAGGCGCCCGCGCCGGTCGTGGCGGACATGAGCGAGTACCCGGACGCCGGCCGGCTGGTCGAGGGCCTCAGCCGGCGCGGACGCGACTTCGTCATCGCCGTGCCGGGCACCCTGCGGGTGGTGCCCGGCGGACTGCGCGCCGCCGCCCCCGACCTCCACGCCCCCCTCAGCGCCCGCCAGCTGCTGTACCCCTCCGGCACCCGCCACCCGCACACCGCGACGCTCCCCGCCCCCGACCGGCGGCTGCGCAGTGTCCGCATCCTGTCGGGGCTGGCCCGCCTGCACCTCCCGCGCCAGGACGCCCCCGCCGCGCGGCACACCTACCGGCTGTTCACCCAGTGGCGCCCCGGCGGCGGGCAGCAGCCCGCCCGGATGTGGATCACCAACCTCGTGGACCGGCGCATCGACCGGCTGATCGCCCTCTCCCAGCTGCACCGCGGCACGACGACGGCGATGCGCTCCCTGGAGCAGGAGTACGGAATGCTCGACTTCGAGGGCCGCTCCTACCCCGGCTGGCACCACCACATGACACTGGTCTCCGCCGCCTACACCTACAACCGCCTCGTCCACCCGGCCCAGCAACCGGGCGAGCCGGTACACCAGAGCGCCTGA
- a CDS encoding ScbR family autoregulator-binding transcription factor — MVKQERAARTRHALVKAAAVEFDRAGYEGTSLARISETAGISMGALTFHFRTKGELAVAVQRLGRSATQDVVTRVAAHPAPALQSVIALTLELARLLEKEASVRAAARLTREMPATTAATAWYPAWTHTVDELLEQARDGELRPGTDLRTVAALVAHLVAGAETHIRCRVPHTEHQSADAQLAQLWRLVLRGVSANPT, encoded by the coding sequence GTGGTGAAGCAGGAACGGGCGGCACGCACCCGGCACGCCCTGGTGAAGGCCGCCGCCGTGGAATTCGACCGCGCCGGCTACGAAGGCACCAGCCTCGCCCGCATCAGCGAGACGGCCGGCATCTCCATGGGCGCCCTGACCTTCCACTTCCGCACCAAGGGCGAACTCGCCGTCGCCGTCCAGCGCCTGGGCCGCTCGGCCACCCAGGACGTCGTCACACGCGTGGCCGCCCACCCCGCGCCCGCCCTGCAGAGCGTCATAGCGCTGACCCTCGAACTCGCCCGCCTCCTGGAGAAGGAGGCAAGCGTACGGGCCGCCGCCCGCCTCACCCGGGAAATGCCCGCCACCACCGCCGCCACCGCCTGGTACCCGGCCTGGACACACACCGTCGACGAACTCCTCGAACAGGCCCGGGACGGCGAACTGCGCCCCGGCACCGACCTGCGCACCGTCGCCGCCCTCGTCGCCCACCTCGTCGCCGGCGCCGAGACGCACATCCGCTGCCGCGTCCCCCACACCGAACACCAGAGCGCCGACGCCCAACTCGCCCAGCTCTGGCGCCTGGTCCTGCGCGGCGTGTCCGCCAACCCCACCTGA
- a CDS encoding MFS transporter, whose protein sequence is MADTPAATRAVKEPPPARPPARTPTTGPHPAPAPAAPGAPGAPAVRHPAEGGAPAVPAEDGAGAARGRVLLPVLLGGAFMTVMDSFILNVAAPTIRTSLHTGLTQSELVISGYVLAYGLLLITTGRLGDLHGHRGAFLAGLALFTTASLACGLATSATALIGLRLLQALGAAVLYPQVLALLQTSYTGRRRDRAFAAFGATIGAASVTGQLLGGVLLAADPFGLSWRTAFLVNVPAGALLFTAAAFTLPRTPRRRPARLDLTGVLLLTCALLLLTLPLLHATGPARPAWTWTLPLLSLPALAAFHRHERALHARGGTPLLPPALLRDPAVRRGGATALAFFAGNAGLFFTLTLLLQDGLRYPPLQAALTFTPLACAFVAASLLAPRLKPPYQAHVLAIGYTVNAAGTLLLLAATLLPATAGDRWTLMTALTVIGFGEGLGVSPLFAAVLRDTPARDSAAVSGAMETAAQIGMSLGITVTALVFSRALGGRTGAGAHQDAFAAALAAVTLLALLALALAPRPTPTPTRTGTGPGTGPGPGTGPGPGTGSGTAPRTGRPR, encoded by the coding sequence GTGGCGGACACACCCGCGGCCACCAGGGCGGTCAAGGAACCGCCCCCGGCCCGCCCCCCGGCCCGGACCCCCACCACCGGCCCCCACCCCGCCCCGGCCCCCGCCGCCCCCGGCGCCCCCGGCGCCCCCGCCGTCCGGCACCCCGCCGAGGGCGGCGCCCCGGCGGTCCCCGCCGAGGACGGCGCGGGGGCCGCCCGCGGCCGCGTGCTGCTGCCCGTGCTCCTGGGCGGCGCGTTCATGACCGTCATGGACTCCTTCATCCTCAACGTCGCCGCCCCCACCATCCGCACCTCCCTGCACACCGGCCTCACCCAGAGCGAACTCGTCATCTCCGGATACGTCCTGGCCTACGGCCTGCTCCTCATCACCACCGGACGCCTCGGCGACCTCCACGGCCACCGCGGGGCCTTCCTCGCGGGCCTGGCCCTGTTCACCACCGCGTCACTGGCCTGCGGCCTCGCCACCTCCGCCACCGCCCTCATCGGCCTGCGCCTCCTGCAGGCCCTGGGCGCGGCCGTCCTCTACCCCCAGGTCCTCGCCCTCCTCCAGACCTCCTACACCGGCCGCCGCCGCGACCGCGCCTTCGCCGCCTTCGGCGCCACCATCGGCGCGGCCTCCGTCACCGGCCAGCTCCTCGGCGGCGTCCTGCTCGCCGCCGACCCCTTCGGCCTCTCCTGGCGGACGGCCTTCCTCGTCAACGTCCCCGCCGGCGCCCTGCTTTTCACCGCCGCCGCGTTCACCCTGCCCCGCACCCCGCGACGGCGCCCCGCCAGGCTCGACCTCACCGGCGTCCTCCTGCTCACCTGCGCCCTCCTGCTCCTCACCCTCCCCCTCCTCCACGCCACCGGCCCCGCCCGGCCCGCCTGGACCTGGACCCTGCCCCTCCTGTCGCTGCCCGCCCTCGCCGCCTTCCACCGCCACGAACGCGCCCTGCACGCCCGCGGCGGCACCCCCCTCCTGCCCCCCGCCCTCCTGCGCGACCCCGCCGTGCGCCGCGGCGGCGCCACCGCGCTGGCGTTCTTCGCCGGCAACGCCGGCCTCTTCTTCACCCTCACCCTGCTCCTGCAGGACGGCCTGCGATACCCACCCCTCCAAGCCGCCCTCACCTTCACCCCCCTGGCCTGCGCCTTCGTCGCCGCGTCCCTGCTCGCGCCCCGCCTGAAACCCCCCTACCAGGCCCACGTCCTCGCCATCGGATACACCGTCAACGCCGCCGGGACCCTCCTGCTGCTCGCCGCCACCCTCCTGCCCGCCACCGCCGGCGACCGCTGGACGCTGATGACGGCCCTGACCGTCATCGGATTCGGCGAGGGCCTCGGCGTCAGCCCCCTGTTCGCCGCGGTCCTGCGCGACACCCCCGCCCGCGACAGCGCGGCCGTCTCCGGCGCGATGGAGACCGCCGCCCAGATCGGCATGTCCCTGGGCATCACCGTCACCGCGCTCGTGTTCTCCCGCGCGCTCGGCGGCCGCACCGGCGCCGGCGCCCACCAGGACGCCTTCGCCGCCGCCCTGGCCGCCGTCACCCTCCTCGCCCTCCTCGCCCTGGCCCTCGCCCCCCGCCCCACCCCCACCCCCACCCGCACCGGCACCGGCCCCGGCACCGGCCCCGGCCCCGGCACCGGCCCCGGCCCGGGCACCGGCAGTGGTACGGCCCCGCGCACCGGGCGGCCCCGGTGA
- a CDS encoding acyltransferase family protein encodes MTPARADLAGPGAPGRLPSLTALRFVAALLVFCFHATYENAFRDPDAGARFSQLFSKAGWVGVSFFFVLSGFLLTWSARPHDSARRFWRRRFFKIYPSHLLTALAALALMARAGQPRPGVLRNLLLVQTWTPDVDVILGVNPVSWSLACEALFYLAFPALLPAVRRIRPARLWPCAGALTAAVLCVPPLAGALLPATPHMTWLPVSEQHYWFVFAFPPVRALEFVLGMVMARIVATGRWKGPGTPTATLALAGAYALALRAPFDYGLAAVTLVPVTWLITAAAAADTRTPATPATPTTPTTPLAGRRRAGPRARPLRAPLMLRLGELSFAFYLTHRLVQVYGHRALGEGRAWSTPAAAALLAASAALTLLLAWILHTAFERPLMRRFATPRHTPPDTPVPPPAPAVPVPPPPVAAPPVAARAPVPASGDPTHGDTR; translated from the coding sequence GTGACGCCCGCCCGCGCCGACCTCGCCGGCCCGGGCGCGCCCGGGCGGCTGCCGTCCCTGACCGCCCTGCGCTTCGTCGCCGCCCTGCTCGTGTTCTGCTTCCACGCCACCTACGAGAACGCCTTCCGCGACCCCGACGCCGGCGCCCGCTTCTCCCAGCTGTTCAGCAAGGCCGGCTGGGTCGGCGTCTCCTTCTTCTTCGTCCTCAGCGGCTTCCTGCTCACCTGGTCCGCCCGCCCCCACGACAGCGCCCGCCGCTTCTGGCGCCGGCGCTTCTTCAAGATCTACCCCAGCCACCTGCTGACCGCCCTCGCCGCCCTCGCCCTGATGGCCCGCGCCGGCCAGCCCCGCCCCGGCGTCCTGCGCAACCTCCTCCTCGTCCAGACCTGGACCCCGGACGTCGACGTCATCCTCGGCGTCAACCCCGTCAGCTGGTCCCTCGCCTGCGAGGCGCTGTTCTACCTCGCCTTCCCCGCCCTGCTGCCCGCCGTGCGCCGGATCCGCCCCGCGCGCCTGTGGCCCTGCGCGGGCGCCCTCACCGCGGCCGTCCTGTGCGTCCCGCCGCTGGCCGGCGCCCTCCTGCCCGCCACACCCCACATGACCTGGCTGCCGGTCTCCGAACAGCACTACTGGTTCGTCTTCGCCTTCCCGCCGGTACGCGCCCTGGAATTCGTCCTCGGCATGGTGATGGCACGCATCGTCGCCACCGGCCGCTGGAAGGGCCCCGGCACCCCCACCGCCACCCTCGCCCTGGCCGGCGCCTACGCCCTCGCCCTGCGGGCCCCCTTCGACTACGGCCTGGCCGCCGTCACCCTCGTCCCCGTCACCTGGCTGATCACCGCCGCCGCCGCGGCCGACACCCGCACCCCCGCCACCCCCGCCACCCCCACCACCCCCACCACCCCCCTCGCGGGGAGGCGCAGGGCCGGCCCCCGCGCCCGCCCGCTGCGCGCGCCGCTGATGCTGCGCCTGGGCGAACTCTCCTTCGCCTTCTACCTCACCCACCGCCTCGTCCAGGTCTACGGCCACCGCGCCCTCGGTGAGGGCCGCGCCTGGAGCACCCCCGCCGCGGCCGCGCTGCTGGCGGCGAGCGCGGCCCTCACCCTGCTGCTGGCCTGGATCCTGCACACGGCCTTCGAACGCCCCCTCATGCGGCGCTTCGCCACCCCCCGCCACACCCCGCCCGACACCCCCGTACCGCCGCCCGCCCCCGCCGTACCCGTACCGCCGCCGCCCGTGGCGGCGCCGCCGGTGGCGGCGCGGGCACCGGTGCCCGCGAGCGGGGACCCGACCCACGGAGACACCCGGTGA
- a CDS encoding DsbA family oxidoreductase: protein MTVDIDVWFDYICPYSLITRQLLARAVTGAGTDTRTTLHPFEVNPHCVEEAGEYPRGVWENSVRPLARRHGVPLPGPPGTPLRRARMAFTGYQYALEQGAEPAYSDLVFHAYFHDWQDISDPVVLTALARRAGLDPLAYRSAILSARYARLHRQAEAAARASAGVTMVPVVVIGSWRIDGVPSRAQLDDAIGRAAEAGTG, encoded by the coding sequence GTGACCGTCGACATCGACGTCTGGTTCGACTACATCTGCCCCTACAGCCTGATCACCCGCCAGCTCCTCGCCCGCGCCGTCACCGGCGCGGGCACCGACACCAGGACCACCCTGCACCCCTTCGAGGTCAACCCGCACTGCGTCGAGGAAGCGGGGGAGTACCCCCGGGGAGTGTGGGAGAACTCGGTGCGCCCGCTCGCCCGCCGGCACGGCGTACCCCTGCCCGGACCGCCCGGCACCCCGCTGCGCCGCGCGCGGATGGCGTTCACGGGCTACCAGTACGCCCTCGAACAGGGCGCCGAACCCGCCTACAGCGACCTCGTCTTCCACGCCTACTTCCACGACTGGCAGGACATCTCCGACCCCGTCGTCCTCACCGCCCTGGCCCGCCGGGCGGGCCTGGACCCCCTGGCCTACCGCTCGGCGATCCTGTCCGCGCGCTACGCGCGCCTGCACCGCCAGGCGGAGGCCGCCGCCCGCGCGAGCGCGGGCGTCACGATGGTGCCCGTCGTGGTCATCGGGTCCTGGCGGATCGACGGCGTGCCCTCCCGCGCGCAGCTCGACGACGCGATCGGCCGCGCCGCCGAGGCCGGCACCGGCTGA